One window of the Leptospira koniambonensis genome contains the following:
- a CDS encoding response regulator: METETSQNAILCVDDEAIILITLQKELKKQLGNLFQYETALNAEEAMEVIDDLVGAGVNVILILSDWLMPGIKGDEFLILVHQKYPKIRSILITGHVDAAAVDRVKKEAGTYTVIPKPWDVNKLMEAVRVCCNLN; the protein is encoded by the coding sequence TTGGAAACTGAAACATCACAAAATGCGATCCTTTGCGTGGATGACGAAGCAATCATCTTAATTACCTTGCAAAAGGAATTAAAAAAACAGCTCGGAAATTTATTCCAGTACGAGACTGCCTTAAACGCAGAAGAAGCTATGGAAGTTATAGATGATCTGGTAGGCGCAGGTGTGAACGTGATCTTGATCCTTTCTGATTGGTTGATGCCAGGGATTAAAGGAGATGAGTTTTTAATTTTGGTCCACCAAAAATATCCTAAGATCCGATCCATTTTGATCACTGGGCATGTGGATGCTGCCGCAGTGGACAGGGTTAAGAAAGAGGCAGGTACTTATACAGTGATCCCAAAACCTTGGGACGTGAATAAATTAATGGAAGCTGTTCGAGTTTGTTGTAATTTAAATTAG
- a CDS encoding acyl-CoA dehydrogenase family protein yields the protein MLQNNYFNDVSDLRLHFDHIINWKEIVDSYEGGFTDAAKYKAGDERFAAAPSSHEEALEYYKTLLDSVGEFAGKEIAPYVAELDKVGVKFENGKVTFPEKLLEIVRKARDAGLQPTGFSRKYGGLGVPWTVRAFFSEILYRVDASVCISIGCVNLAEIVEKNGSEELKDEWLPRLAAGEFACAMGLTEPDHGSDLPGLRTKATHKEGNTYLLNGTKRFITQGCGTGEIPAILLLLARTGNPGSGARGLSFFLVQSKDVQVAGIEKKMGLHCSPTCEIVLENTPGILIGEEGHGLIKHTMGMLNGARMGISQQGVGIAQAALAETKKYTSERIQFGKPIGTIPAVRKILRRMERETMAMRCLMLEGARAMDLYYFRGDHLKEKGATERDLKSDVVLKYWEKLAGILTPISKFYCSESCVKIAGDAVQLHGGAGFTEDYDVSRIYRDARITTIYDGTSQIQVNASIGGIVTGMSGHGFLREYIDSEWSHFPTEETKVLSEVWDGFQEAVVMYKDLATSEEREETADEIVWASARLLSGLLFYRSTLRIPEEFRAERLSYVDEYNLDSLGYMEGLKAKLKVKVSARQAV from the coding sequence ATGCTGCAAAACAACTATTTTAACGATGTATCCGACCTGAGGTTACATTTCGATCATATAATCAATTGGAAGGAAATTGTAGATTCCTACGAGGGTGGATTTACTGACGCCGCAAAATATAAAGCGGGAGATGAAAGATTCGCTGCTGCTCCTTCTTCTCATGAAGAAGCATTAGAATATTATAAAACTTTACTGGACTCTGTGGGAGAGTTTGCGGGTAAGGAAATCGCTCCTTATGTTGCTGAATTAGACAAAGTTGGGGTAAAATTCGAGAATGGAAAAGTTACATTCCCAGAAAAACTTTTAGAGATCGTGCGAAAAGCAAGAGATGCAGGCTTACAACCCACAGGTTTTTCTAGAAAATACGGCGGCTTAGGAGTTCCTTGGACTGTTCGAGCATTCTTTAGCGAAATTTTATATAGAGTGGATGCATCCGTTTGTATCTCCATAGGTTGTGTGAACTTAGCAGAGATCGTAGAAAAGAATGGAAGCGAAGAATTAAAAGACGAATGGTTGCCTCGTTTGGCCGCGGGGGAATTTGCCTGCGCTATGGGACTAACAGAACCTGATCATGGATCCGATCTACCAGGACTTCGCACCAAAGCCACACATAAAGAAGGAAATACTTACCTATTAAACGGAACCAAAAGATTTATCACACAAGGTTGCGGTACTGGCGAAATTCCAGCGATCCTTCTTCTTTTAGCTAGAACCGGAAATCCAGGAAGTGGAGCAAGAGGACTTTCATTCTTCTTAGTTCAATCCAAAGACGTTCAGGTTGCTGGAATAGAAAAGAAGATGGGATTACATTGTTCTCCCACTTGTGAGATCGTTTTAGAAAATACTCCTGGGATCTTAATCGGAGAAGAAGGTCACGGACTCATCAAACATACGATGGGAATGTTGAATGGAGCTCGTATGGGAATTTCCCAACAAGGAGTGGGGATCGCACAAGCAGCATTAGCTGAAACTAAAAAATATACTTCTGAAAGAATTCAATTTGGAAAACCGATCGGAACCATCCCCGCAGTTCGTAAAATTCTGCGAAGAATGGAAAGAGAAACAATGGCAATGCGCTGCCTAATGTTAGAAGGCGCTCGTGCGATGGACTTGTATTATTTCAGAGGAGATCATCTGAAAGAGAAAGGTGCCACAGAAAGAGATCTAAAATCAGACGTTGTCTTGAAGTATTGGGAAAAGTTAGCCGGAATACTTACGCCAATTTCTAAGTTTTATTGTTCCGAGTCTTGTGTAAAGATCGCTGGTGACGCTGTTCAACTTCATGGAGGAGCGGGCTTCACTGAAGATTATGATGTTTCTAGAATTTATAGAGATGCTCGTATCACAACAATCTATGACGGAACTTCTCAGATCCAAGTCAACGCTAGCATTGGTGGGATCGTCACAGGAATGAGCGGTCATGGTTTCTTAAGAGAATATATAGATAGCGAATGGTCCCATTTCCCAACCGAAGAAACCAAAGTTCTTTCCGAAGTTTGGGACGGTTTCCAAGAGGCTGTTGTTATGTATAAGGATCTTGCGACTTCTGAGGAGAGAGAAGAAACTGCGGATGAGATTGTTTGGGCAAGTGCCAGACTTCTTTCCGGTTTGTTATTCTATCGTTCTACACTTCGTATTCCTGAAGAGTTTAGGGCCGAAAGACTTTCATATGTGGACGAATATAATCTAGATAGTTTAGGCTATATGGAAGGTTTAAAGGCTAAGTTGAAGGTAAAAGTTTCGGCAAGACAGGCCGTTTAA